A genomic segment from Pseudosulfitobacter sp. DSM 107133 encodes:
- a CDS encoding DUF3419 family protein: MTHTPDIAKQLGAAVHQNHATNSTGLLERVFSRLFRGLVYPQIWEDPVVDMAALALEPGQDVFCIASGGCNAMSYLTAAPGSVTAVDLSPAHVALGRLKVAAAQHLTQAEFFAFFARGDSAANVALYDRKLAPHLDRDTRAFWEGRTLARRRITIFAKGVHKYGLLGRFLGLVHGVSWLARLDYAPLLAAKTMAEQKQFFDTRIAPLLESRPVRWMARRRASLFGLGIPPAQYDKLAADGDGDVLVVLKERVRKLACDFPIRDNYFAWQAFGRGYEPGTPQSLPPYLEPAQFETVSRGAANVAFLNRSMTDLLGERDAASLDAFVLLDAQDWMSNVQLNALWQQITRTARPGARVIFRTGGASDILPGRVAPEVLGLWRYDRDTSARCFAQDRSAIYGGFHLYRLEGVQP; this comes from the coding sequence ATGACCCACACGCCCGACATTGCCAAACAACTGGGTGCCGCCGTGCACCAGAATCATGCAACCAACTCCACAGGGCTGTTAGAGCGGGTGTTCTCGCGGCTGTTTCGCGGGCTGGTCTATCCGCAGATCTGGGAAGATCCGGTAGTGGACATGGCCGCACTTGCGCTTGAGCCGGGACAGGATGTGTTTTGCATCGCATCGGGCGGGTGCAATGCGATGTCTTACCTGACCGCTGCGCCGGGATCGGTGACCGCGGTGGACCTGTCACCGGCCCATGTGGCGCTGGGGCGGCTGAAGGTGGCAGCGGCACAGCATCTGACGCAGGCCGAGTTCTTTGCCTTTTTCGCACGCGGCGACAGTGCCGCGAATGTGGCGCTGTATGATCGCAAACTTGCGCCGCATCTGGACCGCGACACCCGCGCCTTTTGGGAGGGGCGGACCCTGGCCCGCCGCCGGATCACCATATTTGCCAAAGGTGTGCATAAATACGGGCTGTTGGGGCGGTTTCTGGGGCTGGTACACGGCGTGTCGTGGTTGGCCCGTCTGGACTATGCGCCACTGCTGGCGGCAAAAACCATGGCAGAGCAAAAGCAGTTTTTCGACACCCGCATCGCACCGCTGCTTGAGTCGCGCCCGGTGCGCTGGATGGCGCGTCGCCGCGCGTCGCTGTTTGGTCTGGGCATTCCGCCCGCGCAATATGACAAGCTGGCCGCAGACGGGGACGGCGACGTTCTGGTGGTGCTGAAAGAGCGCGTGCGCAAGCTGGCCTGCGATTTTCCGATCCGTGACAATTATTTCGCGTGGCAGGCCTTTGGCCGCGGCTATGAGCCCGGCACGCCGCAATCCCTGCCCCCCTATCTGGAGCCCGCGCAATTCGAGACCGTGTCCAGGGGTGCTGCCAATGTGGCCTTTCTGAACCGTTCGATGACCGATCTTCTGGGCGAACGCGATGCCGCCTCGCTGGACGCTTTTGTGCTGCTGGATGCGCAGGACTGGATGAGCAATGTGCAGCTGAACGCGTTGTGGCAACAGATCACCCGCACCGCCCGTCCCGGCGCGCGGGTGATCTTTCGCACCGGTGGTGCCAGTGACATCCTGCCCGGACGGGTCGCCCCCGAAGTGCTGGGTCTGTGGCGCTACGACCGCGACACCTCGGCCCGCTGCTTTGCGCAGGACCGTTCCGCGATTTACGGCGGGTTTCATCTGTATCGTCTGGAAGGTGTACAGCCATGA
- a CDS encoding UDP-2,3-diacylglucosamine diphosphatase encodes MLLDFLSKNQADTIYLIGDIIDAWRLRRGWFWPQSHNDVVQELLARAHDGAKIYYVPGNHDEVLRGYLGTHFGGVEVVKSAPHVTADGRRLLVTHGDQFDSIVVNAKWLAHLGDRAYEFALWLNTWLNRIKRLWGGQYWSLSKWAKHQVKQAVSFISEYEHVLADEARRHGFDGVVCGHIHSACIRKIDGLDYVNTGDWVESCTAVVEDMNGRLKLIDWTAVMRTRDARARKLKQARRSEIPTKDKEVA; translated from the coding sequence ATGCTGCTGGATTTCCTTTCGAAGAATCAGGCCGATACGATCTATCTGATCGGAGATATCATCGACGCATGGCGGCTGCGGCGCGGCTGGTTCTGGCCGCAAAGCCACAATGACGTGGTGCAGGAACTGCTGGCGCGCGCCCATGACGGGGCCAAGATATACTATGTTCCGGGCAACCACGACGAGGTGCTGCGCGGCTATCTGGGCACCCATTTCGGCGGTGTCGAAGTGGTGAAATCTGCCCCGCATGTCACCGCCGACGGGCGGCGGTTGCTGGTCACCCATGGCGACCAGTTCGACAGCATCGTGGTCAATGCCAAATGGCTGGCCCATCTGGGGGACCGTGCCTATGAATTCGCACTGTGGCTGAACACCTGGCTGAACCGCATCAAACGGCTGTGGGGCGGGCAATACTGGTCGCTGTCGAAATGGGCCAAGCATCAGGTCAAACAGGCGGTCAGCTTTATCAGCGAATACGAACATGTGCTGGCCGACGAGGCGCGCCGTCACGGCTTTGACGGGGTGGTGTGCGGGCACATTCACAGTGCCTGCATCCGCAAGATCGACGGGCTGGACTACGTCAACACCGGCGACTGGGTCGAAAGCTGCACCGCCGTTGTCGAGGATATGAACGGCAGGCTGAAACTGATCGACTGGACCGCGGTTATGCGCACCCGCGACGCCCGCGCGCGCAAGCTGAAACAGGCGCGCCGTTCTGAAATTCCGACCAAAGACAAAGAGGTGGCATAA
- a CDS encoding response regulator translates to MKILAVDDNLLTLDLLGTLAAQLGFRDLNTASSGHEAFQILRSEGEIYDCLLFDISMAGMDGIELCSLVRALPAYQMTPIIMLTSMVEKDYVDRAFKAGATDYATKPFHIAELGARLRMAQELIAARRSKALARTAAAKPVSSHSFGLADDIAIDGFAGLIRYTALGNYLLQLSKARLAGTQVLAVKIDQIETIYAQATSAEFVYAISEVADALCGRLCAVQPMMAYAGNGVFLIVLSGTVNVSPDVLELDVQNLLDERNSEHDNGTPLDLDVSFGNPIVPHINSTLPAWSIFDRAIARAESRSAQKQNQSPKTLLQVL, encoded by the coding sequence ATGAAAATTCTTGCCGTCGATGACAATCTTCTGACCCTTGATCTGCTGGGCACATTGGCGGCGCAACTGGGCTTTCGTGACCTGAACACCGCATCCTCGGGACACGAAGCGTTTCAGATATTGCGCAGTGAGGGCGAGATCTATGACTGCCTTCTGTTCGACATCAGCATGGCGGGCATGGACGGGATCGAGCTGTGCAGCCTGGTGCGCGCCCTGCCGGCCTATCAGATGACACCGATCATCATGCTGACCTCGATGGTTGAAAAGGACTATGTCGACCGCGCGTTCAAGGCGGGTGCGACGGATTATGCCACCAAACCGTTCCACATCGCGGAACTGGGCGCGCGATTGCGCATGGCGCAGGAACTGATTGCTGCGCGCCGCAGCAAGGCATTGGCCAGAACGGCCGCCGCCAAACCGGTTTCCAGCCACAGTTTCGGGCTGGCCGACGACATTGCAATCGACGGCTTTGCGGGGCTGATCCGCTACACCGCGTTGGGCAACTACCTGCTGCAACTGTCCAAGGCCAGACTGGCCGGCACGCAAGTGCTGGCGGTGAAGATCGACCAGATCGAGACCATCTATGCGCAGGCCACATCGGCGGAATTTGTCTATGCCATCAGCGAGGTCGCCGACGCGCTGTGTGGCAGGCTTTGCGCGGTCCAGCCGATGATGGCCTATGCGGGCAACGGCGTGTTCCTGATCGTGCTGAGCGGGACCGTCAACGTGTCCCCTGACGTGTTGGAGCTGGACGTGCAGAACTTGCTGGACGAGCGGAACAGCGAACATGATAACGGTACGCCGCTGGATCTGGATGTCTCCTTTGGCAACCCGATCGTGCCCCATATCAACAGCACCCTGCCCGCCTGGAGCATCTTTGACCGCGCCATAGCCCGCGCCGAAAGCCGGTCAGCGCAAAAGCAGAACCAAAGCCCGAAAACGCTGTTGCAGGTTCTCTGA
- a CDS encoding VOC family protein: MRVFSTDGAIFPACGEKSSVFRGSPLETPHPCARVTQSAKAKVRMSAQLGRIIIYTRKLDEVAAFYCRYFGFERRQLEGDRIVELVAQGTGAHILLHPLPKGRKEGQTLVKLVFDVQDVAAFCRQASEKGLQFGAIHQADGYSFANAKDPAQNSVSISSRAFAKQ; the protein is encoded by the coding sequence GTGCGTGTATTTTCAACGGATGGTGCAATTTTTCCAGCCTGCGGTGAAAAGTCCAGTGTTTTCCGAGGGTCGCCATTGGAGACGCCGCACCCCTGCGCTAGGGTGACGCAATCAGCAAAGGCGAAGGTCCGCATGTCTGCACAACTAGGACGCATCATCATTTACACCAGGAAACTCGATGAGGTGGCGGCCTTTTATTGCAGGTATTTCGGGTTCGAGCGGCGCCAGCTTGAGGGCGACAGGATCGTTGAACTGGTCGCGCAAGGCACTGGCGCGCATATACTTTTGCATCCCCTGCCAAAGGGGCGCAAGGAAGGGCAAACGCTTGTGAAACTGGTTTTCGATGTCCAGGATGTCGCCGCCTTTTGCCGTCAGGCCAGCGAAAAGGGTTTGCAATTCGGGGCCATCCATCAGGCCGACGGATACAGCTTTGCGAACGCAAAAGATCCGGCGCAAAATTCGGTTTCCATTTCAAGCCGCGCCTTTGCCAAGCAGTAG
- a CDS encoding phosphoethanolamine--lipid A transferase has translation MTPIQSLKHRSAALRERFSVTPVVLTALTIAFVLCADNGSFWTIASDVFAGHPLSYAGYMAAVFFLTLGAFSLFAFPWTVKPFLIFIVILSAMTSYYVDTLGVIIDRDMIQNIMVTTFAESRHLITSGYVIHIVIFGILPALVLLWVRIKPQGRIRAAMMPVVTCVLSFALTAGFLMGDFKSYASILRERKDFMSSYQPGAPLVGAIRYARMMSHSANVVVASTGADAKKGPTYDRPHKPMLTIVVAGETARAANFSLNGYDVDTNPELEKLPIVNFSDAHSCGTATAVSLPCMFSKFTHDSYSFEKGVSNENVLDVLGHAGLHVDWWDNNTGDKGVAERFDTRIFTDLKNPEFCASGECMDGIFMDPLKDYIASITQDTVLVLHQMGSHGPTYYQRYPAEFERFTPACRTAEFKKCAPQEIINAYDNTIAYTDHLLAQTIDMLAAQDRLDTSLIYMSDHGESLGEHGLYLHGSPYFMAPDYQTHIPMILWMSDNFKTRFAIDESCVADKKDQRMSHDNLFHSLLGMLDIETTERNPELDIFASCKTTQTLAAK, from the coding sequence ATGACCCCAATTCAATCTCTCAAACACCGTTCCGCTGCACTGCGCGAACGGTTCAGCGTTACGCCGGTCGTGCTGACCGCGCTGACAATCGCCTTTGTCCTTTGCGCCGACAACGGCAGCTTCTGGACCATTGCCAGCGACGTGTTCGCGGGGCACCCGTTGTCATATGCGGGCTACATGGCGGCTGTTTTCTTTCTGACGCTGGGTGCCTTCAGCCTGTTTGCCTTTCCGTGGACAGTAAAACCCTTCCTGATCTTCATCGTGATCCTGTCTGCGATGACCTCTTATTACGTTGATACGCTGGGTGTGATCATCGACCGAGACATGATCCAGAACATCATGGTCACCACATTTGCGGAATCGCGTCATCTGATCACGTCGGGCTATGTCATCCATATTGTGATCTTCGGCATCCTGCCCGCACTTGTGCTGCTTTGGGTGCGCATCAAACCGCAGGGGCGGATCAGGGCCGCGATGATGCCCGTGGTCACCTGCGTACTCAGCTTTGCCCTGACCGCCGGTTTTCTGATGGGCGACTTCAAATCCTACGCCTCGATACTGCGCGAACGTAAGGATTTCATGAGCAGCTATCAGCCTGGCGCGCCGCTGGTGGGGGCGATCCGCTATGCCAGAATGATGTCGCATTCGGCCAATGTGGTGGTGGCCAGCACCGGCGCAGATGCCAAGAAGGGGCCGACCTATGACAGGCCGCACAAGCCGATGCTGACCATCGTGGTGGCCGGTGAAACCGCGCGCGCCGCCAACTTCAGCCTGAACGGCTATGACGTCGACACCAACCCCGAGCTGGAAAAGCTGCCTATCGTCAACTTCAGTGACGCCCATTCCTGCGGCACCGCCACCGCAGTGTCACTGCCCTGCATGTTCTCGAAATTCACCCACGACAGCTATTCCTTTGAAAAGGGTGTATCCAACGAAAACGTGCTGGACGTGCTGGGCCACGCGGGGCTGCATGTGGATTGGTGGGACAACAACACAGGCGACAAAGGCGTGGCCGAGCGTTTCGATACGCGCATCTTTACCGACCTGAAAAACCCCGAATTCTGCGCCTCGGGCGAATGTATGGACGGAATTTTCATGGATCCGCTGAAAGACTACATCGCCTCAATCACTCAGGACACGGTGCTGGTCTTGCACCAGATGGGCAGCCACGGGCCAACCTACTACCAGCGCTATCCAGCTGAATTCGAACGTTTCACACCGGCCTGCCGCACCGCCGAGTTCAAAAAATGCGCACCTCAGGAAATCATCAACGCCTATGACAACACCATTGCCTATACCGACCACCTGTTGGCGCAGACCATCGACATGCTGGCAGCACAGGACCGGCTGGACACATCGCTGATCTATATGTCCGACCACGGTGAATCGCTGGGTGAACACGGGCTGTACCTGCACGGATCGCCCTATTTCATGGCCCCCGACTATCAAACCCACATACCGATGATCCTGTGGATGTCGGACAACTTCAAAACCCGCTTTGCCATTGATGAAAGCTGCGTGGCCGACAAAAAAGACCAGCGCATGTCGCACGACAACCTGTTCCACTCGCTGCTGGGCATGCTTGACATCGAAACCACCGAGCGCAATCCCGAACTGGATATCTTTGCGTCCTGCAAAACCACACAAACCCTGGCCGCCAAATGA
- a CDS encoding diacylglycerol kinase: MNNDTTSPRPKPARVTGVAHLFAAAGYSVGGIRRLWQETAFRHIVTALPVCGVLLYVVGANLVDYCVLLILFSCLVAVEALNTAIECIVDHLAPQWEEFARDAKDLGSLATMCLLFANGVFLGAVVLRSYALT; the protein is encoded by the coding sequence ATGAACAACGACACAACATCACCCCGCCCCAAACCCGCGCGCGTCACCGGTGTGGCGCATCTGTTCGCTGCCGCAGGCTATTCTGTCGGGGGCATACGAAGACTGTGGCAGGAAACCGCGTTTCGGCATATCGTGACGGCTCTGCCCGTCTGCGGTGTGCTGCTGTACGTCGTGGGCGCAAATCTTGTTGACTACTGCGTCTTGTTAATTCTGTTTTCCTGCCTCGTTGCGGTCGAGGCGTTGAACACGGCAATCGAATGTATTGTCGACCATCTGGCCCCCCAATGGGAGGAGTTCGCACGCGATGCAAAAGACCTTGGGTCCCTTGCGACGATGTGTCTGCTGTTTGCCAATGGTGTTTTTCTGGGCGCGGTGGTTTTACGTTCCTATGCTCTGACCTGA
- a CDS encoding phosphatidylserine decarboxylase: MNMLKIVAVPMHKEGRKFVAIFAAIAVVLGLLWAPLFWIGAGVTVWCYYFFRDPVRVIPQQPGLVVSPADGIVSLIQDVVPEEGLGLGTEPLTRVSVFMNVFNCHVNRAPIAGKVLHIIYHHGKFLNASLDKASIHNERNSLTIEAPDGTRIGVVQIAGLVARRIVCFVKEGDSLEAGHRFGLIRFGSRLDVYLPAGVSPLVSVGQTAVAGETILADLADPTRQRGGIAE; this comes from the coding sequence ATGAATATGCTTAAGATTGTCGCGGTTCCCATGCACAAAGAGGGCCGCAAATTCGTGGCCATCTTTGCCGCGATTGCCGTGGTCCTTGGATTGCTATGGGCCCCCCTGTTCTGGATCGGCGCGGGCGTGACCGTCTGGTGCTATTACTTCTTCCGCGATCCGGTGCGGGTGATCCCGCAACAGCCCGGCCTTGTGGTGTCGCCCGCCGACGGCATCGTGTCGCTGATTCAGGATGTCGTCCCCGAAGAGGGCCTTGGCCTTGGCACCGAGCCACTGACGCGGGTGTCGGTGTTCATGAACGTCTTCAACTGTCATGTGAACCGCGCGCCCATCGCGGGCAAGGTGCTGCATATCATCTACCATCACGGCAAATTCCTGAATGCCTCGCTGGACAAGGCCAGCATTCACAACGAACGCAACAGCCTGACCATCGAAGCGCCCGACGGCACCCGCATCGGCGTGGTGCAGATCGCGGGCCTTGTGGCGCGCCGCATCGTCTGTTTCGTGAAAGAGGGCGACAGCCTTGAGGCCGGTCACCGCTTTGGCCTGATCCGTTTTGGCAGCCGTCTGGATGTCTACCTGCCCGCGGGCGTGTCGCCATTGGTCAGCGTCGGGCAGACAGCCGTGGCCGGTGAAACCATTCTGGCCGATCTGGCCGACCCCACACGCCAGCGTGGTGGTATCGCCGAATGA
- a CDS encoding phosphatidylcholine/phosphatidylserine synthase, protein MTEPAPRLKLRHIVPSMVTVFAICAGMTSIRMSLDGRIEMALYFILIAVFLDAADGKLARFLDTASPFGAELDTLADFFNFGIVPGLLLYNTLYIGTPDANLGFLACLVLAVCCALRLARFNLSVKSTDVALKKDDHFVGVPAPALACLALMPVFIHLYGWPDSDFPFLRAAYIIGVGFLAISTIPTISIKHASIKRAHLSFALVGAVALLVCLMVYPWPTLIVANCLYLASLPYSYLKQEKKKPDHAHSAD, encoded by the coding sequence ATGACCGAACCCGCCCCCCGACTGAAACTGCGCCATATCGTGCCCAGCATGGTCACCGTCTTTGCCATCTGCGCGGGCATGACCTCGATCCGCATGAGTCTGGACGGGCGCATCGAAATGGCACTGTATTTCATCCTGATCGCGGTGTTTCTGGACGCCGCCGACGGCAAACTGGCGCGGTTTCTGGACACCGCCAGCCCGTTCGGGGCCGAACTGGACACGCTGGCGGATTTCTTCAACTTCGGGATCGTGCCGGGCCTGCTGCTGTACAACACCCTGTATATTGGGACGCCCGATGCCAATCTGGGTTTTCTGGCCTGTCTGGTTCTGGCGGTCTGCTGCGCGCTGCGGCTGGCGCGGTTCAACCTGTCGGTCAAAAGCACCGATGTCGCCCTGAAAAAAGACGACCATTTCGTCGGTGTGCCGGCCCCCGCGCTGGCCTGTCTGGCGCTGATGCCGGTGTTTATCCACCTCTACGGCTGGCCCGACAGCGATTTCCCGTTCCTGCGCGCGGCCTATATCATCGGCGTCGGTTTTCTGGCGATCAGCACGATCCCCACGATCTCGATCAAACACGCCAGCATCAAACGCGCGCACCTGTCGTTCGCTTTGGTTGGAGCGGTGGCGCTTTTGGTGTGCCTGATGGTGTACCCGTGGCCCACGTTGATTGTCGCCAACTGTCTCTATCTGGCGTCCTTGCCCTATTCCTATCTGAAGCAGGAAAAGAAAAAGCCGGATCATGCGCATTCTGCTGATTGA
- a CDS encoding response regulator transcription factor, translated as MRILLIEDEAALARPLKEHLEADQNIVEWFGTLDEADAALRTLDYDVVLLDLQLPDGDGLLFLSKLRGRALRTPIIILTARDKVSDRIDGLNRGADDYVIKPFDLDEVKARIHTVCRRSADQIAQTVLIRDLVINLSDHSVMRDGQPVRLTAKEWGVFEVLLRRKPQIVPKDSLEAAIYAYGDEVESNALEAHISRLRAKLGKDLIVTHRGMGYALTP; from the coding sequence ATGCGCATTCTGCTGATTGAAGACGAAGCGGCGCTGGCGCGACCGCTTAAAGAGCATCTGGAGGCCGACCAGAATATTGTCGAATGGTTCGGCACGCTGGACGAGGCCGACGCAGCCCTGCGCACGCTGGACTACGACGTGGTCCTGCTGGACCTGCAACTGCCCGATGGCGACGGGCTGCTGTTTCTCAGCAAACTGCGGGGCAGGGCGCTGCGCACCCCGATCATCATCCTGACCGCGCGCGACAAGGTGTCAGACCGCATTGACGGGTTGAACAGGGGGGCCGATGACTATGTCATCAAGCCCTTTGATCTGGACGAGGTCAAAGCCCGCATTCACACCGTGTGCCGCCGCAGCGCCGACCAGATCGCGCAAACGGTGTTGATCCGCGACCTTGTGATCAACCTGTCCGACCACAGCGTCATGCGCGACGGCCAGCCCGTGCGCCTGACGGCCAAGGAATGGGGCGTGTTCGAGGTGTTGCTGCGCCGCAAGCCGCAGATCGTTCCCAAAGACAGCCTCGAAGCGGCGATATATGCCTATGGCGACGAGGTCGAAAGCAACGCGCTCGAAGCGCATATCAGCCGCCTGCGCGCCAAGCTGGGCAAAGACCTGATCGTCACGCACCGCGGCATGGGCTACGCTCTGACACCATGA
- a CDS encoding HAMP domain-containing sensor histidine kinase — protein sequence MRSRRKSLLQSLFSSLLLPGFVVMVISVFIVYHVFKDEYDELLDASLVGKAHLLLEFIETTEKGTGAVERGVANLLAFENDLLQPDERTLFWYLDSAGIIRVQSASVGDRALPPDLADGISTVQGNRYMVLGSDSPRAGTVIVAEPMIERNEAITDVVVGVVVGFGLLGLMFAAASFWAVRRSVAMIAKLSDNIAQKNEYNLSPIDRKNAFVEITPAIDTLDTLMSRLDVVLAAERAFATNAAHELRTPVAISLAHAQRLRAQLSDPTQASSAAEIEAGLKRLVRLIERLLQMSRAQSGLGLNAVAADINPVISLLMNEVQGRRADAGALVLKHPTGQWSSRIDPDALGIILNNLFDNALKYASGPEPTVIDASEPGRVVVSNDCDPLAAADLDAIKQRFIRRATLSDGYGLGLSIVQDLCSQSGCRLEIFSPRPDSTRGFAARVTLPQDRGGADPARAN from the coding sequence ATGAGAAGCCGTCGCAAAAGCCTGCTGCAATCGCTGTTCTCCTCGCTGCTCTTGCCGGGGTTTGTGGTGATGGTGATCAGCGTGTTCATCGTCTACCATGTGTTCAAGGACGAATACGACGAACTGCTCGATGCCAGCCTTGTCGGCAAGGCGCATCTGCTGCTTGAGTTTATCGAAACCACAGAAAAGGGCACCGGCGCAGTCGAACGCGGCGTGGCCAATCTGCTGGCCTTTGAAAATGATCTGCTCCAACCGGACGAACGCACGTTGTTCTGGTATCTCGACAGTGCGGGCATCATTCGTGTGCAATCCGCCTCTGTGGGCGACAGGGCGTTGCCCCCCGATCTTGCCGACGGGATAAGCACGGTGCAGGGCAACCGCTATATGGTGCTCGGCTCGGACAGCCCACGGGCAGGCACCGTGATCGTGGCCGAACCGATGATCGAACGCAACGAGGCCATCACCGACGTGGTGGTCGGCGTGGTTGTCGGCTTTGGTCTGCTGGGTCTGATGTTTGCCGCCGCATCCTTCTGGGCGGTACGCCGGTCGGTCGCGATGATTGCCAAGCTCAGTGACAACATTGCGCAAAAGAACGAATACAACCTGTCTCCGATTGATCGCAAAAACGCCTTTGTCGAAATCACCCCCGCGATTGACACGCTTGATACGCTGATGTCGCGGCTGGATGTGGTGTTGGCGGCGGAACGGGCCTTTGCCACCAATGCCGCCCATGAATTGCGCACGCCGGTTGCCATTTCGCTGGCCCACGCCCAACGGCTGCGCGCGCAACTGAGTGATCCGACGCAGGCAAGCAGCGCCGCCGAGATCGAAGCCGGACTGAAACGGCTGGTGCGCCTGATCGAACGCCTGTTGCAAATGTCGCGGGCGCAGTCGGGGCTGGGCCTGAACGCCGTTGCGGCAGACATCAATCCGGTGATTTCCCTGTTGATGAACGAAGTGCAGGGCCGCCGCGCGGACGCCGGTGCGCTGGTGCTGAAACATCCCACCGGACAGTGGTCCAGCCGCATTGATCCCGACGCTTTGGGCATCATCCTGAACAACCTGTTCGACAACGCGCTGAAATATGCCTCGGGGCCTGAACCCACCGTGATCGACGCCAGCGAACCGGGCCGCGTGGTGGTGTCGAACGACTGCGATCCGCTGGCCGCAGCCGACCTGGATGCGATCAAACAGCGGTTTATCCGCCGTGCAACCCTGTCTGACGGCTATGGTCTGGGCCTGTCGATTGTTCAGGACCTGTGCAGCCAGTCGGGCTGCCGACTTGAAATCTTTTCACCGCGCCCCGACAGCACACGCGGGTTTGCAGCTCGGGTGACGCTGCCGCAAGACCGGGGGGGGGCGGACCCAGCACGCGCAAACTGA
- a CDS encoding VOC family protein, which translates to MKLGAFSISLPVKDINVSIAFYAKLGFVPKMPVEDGAKWAILVNPDDHIIGLFEGMFDQPMLTFNPGWNQEAGPVDPFEDVRTLHAQITADGVEAMQETLGGETGPGSFVVIDPDGNPILIDQHR; encoded by the coding sequence ATGAAACTTGGCGCTTTTTCAATCAGCCTTCCGGTTAAGGACATCAATGTCTCGATCGCATTCTATGCGAAACTTGGCTTTGTGCCCAAGATGCCGGTGGAGGACGGTGCAAAGTGGGCGATACTGGTCAATCCTGACGACCACATCATCGGTTTGTTCGAGGGAATGTTCGATCAACCTATGCTGACGTTTAATCCCGGATGGAACCAGGAAGCGGGGCCGGTTGATCCGTTTGAAGACGTGCGCACCCTACACGCCCAGATCACAGCGGACGGCGTTGAGGCCATGCAGGAAACTCTCGGTGGCGAGACGGGCCCTGGCAGCTTTGTGGTGATTGACCCGGACGGCAACCCGATCCTGATTGATCAGCACAGGTAG
- a CDS encoding spore coat U domain-containing protein, whose amino-acid sequence MNKLNEVNMYTTTLKSGALIGVLLAAAAPAFAADPVTSNLSVSAVVLDTCTLNAATALSFASIDTGAATSQVTPGSLAVICTSSRSDISVSLGAGENASGGTRRMISTDGNFLPYSVYSDAGHSSAVGAAENVYSGDVTAAVPLVIPVYGQIPAGSYNAGLYSDTILVTLTY is encoded by the coding sequence TTGAACAAGTTAAACGAGGTTAATATGTACACCACCACTTTGAAATCCGGCGCGCTGATCGGCGTGCTTCTGGCAGCCGCGGCGCCGGCCTTTGCGGCTGATCCCGTCACCTCCAATCTCAGCGTTTCGGCTGTCGTTCTTGACACCTGCACATTGAACGCAGCCACCGCGCTGTCTTTTGCCAGCATCGACACCGGCGCGGCCACTTCGCAGGTGACACCCGGTTCGCTTGCCGTGATCTGCACTTCCTCGCGCAGCGATATCTCGGTCTCGTTGGGGGCGGGTGAAAACGCCAGCGGCGGCACCCGCCGGATGATCAGCACGGATGGCAACTTTCTGCCCTACTCGGTCTATTCCGATGCAGGCCATTCCAGCGCTGTCGGTGCTGCCGAAAACGTCTATTCGGGCGACGTGACCGCAGCCGTGCCGCTGGTTATTCCCGTCTATGGCCAGATCCCCGCAGGCAGCTACAACGCCGGTCTGTATTCCGACACCATCCTTGTCACGCTGACATACTAA
- a CDS encoding fimbria/pilus periplasmic chaperone gives MKLSSIKSNTLRSVGFGAALLSLSPIAAPVALAESLSVSPTRMEVPASNQTTLTLKADGKEASVLQLRVMKWKEGQDPGKLQATRDVVISPPAARLNPRQELTVRVVRTKKRAVRGRECYRVLVDRLPGKEQSGQAVKLQVRHSVPLCFS, from the coding sequence ATGAAACTTTCGAGCATCAAATCAAACACCCTGCGCTCAGTCGGCTTTGGCGCGGCCCTGCTGTCGCTCAGCCCCATCGCCGCCCCCGTCGCACTGGCCGAAAGCCTGTCGGTCTCTCCGACACGCATGGAAGTGCCCGCATCGAACCAGACCACCCTGACGCTCAAGGCCGACGGCAAAGAGGCCTCGGTTCTGCAACTGCGGGTGATGAAGTGGAAAGAGGGGCAAGACCCCGGCAAGCTGCAAGCCACCCGCGATGTGGTCATCAGCCCGCCAGCGGCGCGTCTGAACCCGCGTCAGGAACTGACCGTGCGCGTGGTGCGCACCAAGAAACGCGCCGTGCGCGGGCGCGAATGCTACCGCGTTCTGGTCGACCGCCTGCCCGGAAAAGAGCAAAGCGGTCAGGCGGTTAAGCTTCAGGTGCGCCATTCGGTGCCCTTGTGCTTTAGCTGA